A window of Daucus carota subsp. sativus chromosome 2, DH1 v3.0, whole genome shotgun sequence genomic DNA:
TGAACTGAAGGCAAAAATGTCTTCAGTTCATTCTTGAATCTATGAAAGTCAGAAACATTTGGCAAGGAAGGTAGGTTCAAAAGTTTCCCATTAATCTTGCTGAGATCAGTACTCTTGAGCATGCTGGACACTGTTGCAGCACCTGGAGATCCATTACCTAAGGGATCTTCATTTGAATTATGACTACAAAGAACACCATTTCTTTCCCCTTTCACTTCTTTTTGCCTAACAGTAATTCTATTCCTACTGTTGCCCACTATCATTCGAGCCACTACAGCAAAAACAGAGAAAAAAGGCAATCAAAGCACAAAAATCAAACTCATCTCCAACTGTCCAAAAAAAGGCAATCAAAGCAcagaaatcaataaaaatactgTGCTTACGCCGTCATAAAAAAGCGTTTACGCCATATATAATATAGCGTAAGCTCTATtttcgggtcggatcgggtttGAATcaaatttcgggtcgggtctcggttcagaatacctgagatccagatccaaacttttTTGAGTCTAAAAAtaaaatccatatccatatccagaTCCAAAAAATCGGCTTCGGGTAGATTAATCGGGTCGGAACGAGTCGAGTTTCCGTCGGGTCAAGTAAAACTACCATCCCTACTTCAACAAGCtactaaacttataaatttctgCAAACTTGGCTTCTCCTTGGATATCGTGTTAATAATAATAACCAGACAATATATGCATACCAACTCTAAAATGAACTTATATGCACACCCATGCCTGGCTCGGGCTCTATACTAATAATATGTTAGATAAATTCATGAACTTATATTATGAAGCACAACCTTCTGCAGATAGCAAACAATGACCAATAATGAAGAATAGAAATGCAAGAaccaaaaaacaaatataaaagcaCACTATTTTTTCTTCTTATCTTCCTCGCAGACATTTTTTCCAATAGAAGCACATTTTTGAAGATAGCAAACAGTTACAAATATGAAAAACTAGCAATAAGGCTTGGTTTCTTCTTAATCTTCCTCGCATCACTTCTTGCAAAGTAAACATTTTGTCCATATCTTCAGGTGAAAACTTTCAGCCTGCATTCTGGAAAGTCAAAACAATAAGATGAGAGTTAAGGACAAGGACCTAaaggaaaatatttataaaaaacttgaagaaaacaaaaatactaTATATCTGAACCTTGTCCTGGTAACCTGCATCGCAGAAGCATATGTTGCTTTAAGTCTTCCTGAAATTGTTTCAATATTCATTTGCACAAACGGCCAAGGTCCTACAAAAAGTAAAATATGTCAACAACACATTTTGCACCATTACAAAGTAAATTTGTAATCTTGTTTCACAAGATCTAGAGAGACAGGCAGTGTGTGCGCTCCTGTGACAGCCAGACCACTAGCACTAGGTTCCACAAGGGACCTGACAACAGGAAGGGATGAAATTTTAGGTAACCGTGGAGCGTAAACATAAATAGTACCATTTATTTCGGTCCTAGAACCAACCCGGATGTGGACCGGTAAAACATAGCTTGGGCCAAAAAGGACCGATCTGGGAAGTTTTATTTACTAGAAACAAAAAGTACACAATATTTACCTTGGTTCCCTTTATCCCTTTTAAGATTCTTTTCCTCCTTTGAAATTTCAAACTGATCAAAGCCAGAAAGATACTTCCCGGAGGTTGAGACCATGACGGGATTAGTTACACCTCCTAATTCAGAATCTAAGGATCTAAAAAAAGGATTTGACTTGATTTTGTCAACCTCACACTGTCAAACAAAAGAGAGGACataattatttagaaatatCCCATTTATACACTCCCAGTTTTTCATTATTTACATAAAAGAATTTAGAGTGTGAAATGGATACCCTGGATCGTTGCATTGAGAATATTGTTGCAGTGAACAATGTGCGCACGCATCCAGCACTTGTCCCATATGAAGCTGGTGATGCTGCATGGAATCAATTTTTATGTGcttagatttaaaaaaaaaaattatattcacaaaaataatactttggCGTAGTGGTAGGTCTGACGAGAAAAGCTTCAGCACGTAGCAAATAGATATGTAATATGTTTCTACAAGGAATTGATTAAATCTTACTGGCGTTGTGCCTTTTGAACCAAAGAAATGAGCCTGATGCATCAAACTTATATACCTTGCCTCTCCCTACAACAAATACATAACACATGTATCCGATCAAACAATTTCAAAAATGTTTCACGAAAGGGGGAAAACAATATTATTCTTCTACTCACattatgtttgtgttttttaagTTGACTGGAGCACGAgttcaattatatttcataggCATAAAACTTGATGGTACTCTAACATTCAGTATACTCGACCTGTTACCTTGAAGTCTAGCTGCATCGGTTGGTGCAGGTACATGGCtttttttatatcttatcaTCGGTCCTACCAAACACTCTGGAGCTAAAACTCTTGCGTTTAGCAACTTGGGTAACCATCTACAGTTTGTCAGCCTCAGAAGTTGCTCGTGCACATGTTTTTCATGGCTTCCCTTGCTTTGTCCCCTCTCCTTGGTATATTTTCTCGAGAAATTCTCTCCTTTCACTCCGTCCCCAAAATTGATCAGTGCTACTGTATATCGGATCCAACAAAGTTCGATTAAATCAGTTGTAAACTTGTTATCATAATTGCAGAGGTTGTATTGATAGGGATACTCTTCTCTCCTGACAGCCTTACAAATATCATGCCATCTATTTTGAAGCCGTAAATCTCTGTAATGAGGTATGTTGGGAACACGAGCCTTTTTCGTTAATCCCTGTCCAACATGGCCTTTCATACGATAAAACCTAACAGCCTGGGTTGTCATTCCGCTAAGTAGCACAATTGCACTGGTCCATTCATTTTTCTTCTCTGGCATGTACCCAAGGCTTAAGGTACTAACTGCAGAACACATGGTTCCCTTTGTGTAGCTTAAACTTTCTGAAACTGGAAAATAGTAGATACATGATACAACTTTTCGAATAATCAGTAATAATCAGGGACAATGTAAGAATCTAACCTACAAAAGTAAAAAAGGAACCAGGAGCAACAATAGTTGATTGAGAGTATAAGTGTATGGCAAGAAAAACAACATGTGAAAACAGAACTACTGGGATTTAAACAACGAATCATCTGACTAGGAGCGAAAAGTAGAAAATAGCATCACAAAATAACGAAACCAAGCAGAGTACCTGCTAAAGAAGAGTGTCGAATATCTAAAATAACTCTGTGAAATTGAAGATCAGGAACAAGATTCGGATCCAAATCACAATCATCAATAGCAAACAAGGTTCCTTGGACACAGACAGCACTAAGCTGCAAGTCACTCTTGTTGTAGATTCCATATACAGGAACTCTCCCTATTGTACAAAATTTCATGGATACGTAATCATCGGCTGTTTTGGGATCATTTTCTGGTAAAACTGATCGAAAGGCACGACCGCGTTTGGGATATCTGTCAAGTAAACCACTGATTTTATCGTAGTAAGATTCTTCTGTTAGAGTAGGAAGACAAAACGTCTCAACTAATTCTATAAACACCGACATCCCTGATTCTACGAAGGGTTTCAATTAGATTGTGAAAGAGTAAAGGGGGTtcgttttcttcttcttttttggaTTTCAAAGTCTGCTACTCGCACTCTGGTTTCGCACAAGTTGGGCTTGCCCCATATCccacttataattttatttcaatcaTTCGTACGAGTACACTTCTGATATTAGGAGTgatcaagattttaaaatataaacggAAAGAGACTGTGACAATAACAAAGGCAACTACTCTAAAATTATGCTTCAAAGTAAACAAGGAAAGAACTTAAAAATGGTGAAAATTCCaaataattcatataaaaactagcattcataaaaatcataataaCTATTAGACCAAAAACTGATGGCAAGATCTCCTTCAGACGCACAAGTGACTGAACTCTGTAGAAGTTTGTTCCTTGCAGCCTACAGAGATCTAGTCAGTCATTTTATAAAAGGGCTGGCAGGTCTATGATTTTAGATACTTACACATATTGCgaaagaaaatatcaaagaaattaTAATACTTCAAAGGATGTTGGTGAAAGAAGTTGACACGTGTGATTCACGATAAAATCCGACAGAGAATATCACTTCAGAGGAACAATATACTCATTTTTCACCATAAAAGCCCTTTCAAAATATCACATCCAAGTTTAGAAGATCTAGCATTTCTACGATATTTTGCATCACTAATACACTCAGAAGAAAACATTCTGTTCTGTGATGGTGTGAGATAACTAACAGATTCGATCTTGAAAGAAGTTCCTGGTTAAATATGGCCTTCCACTCACAACAAtcttctgataattatatgtaaaaccACACCAACGAACAATTCCCCAGTCTTTAGCCTTCTGATGGGAGTTCTGTTCTCATCAGTTCGCACACATCTgaagtaaaatattataataatccaATCAACCCTCCATCATATCAAGTCtagaacataaaaaattatgaactaTATATAGATGCCCTTAATATCAGAATTTGATGTTCATAAAAAATTACTCTACTAGTTCGATGTCATTGACACTTCTGGAACATAGCTCACAAGTACATAGAAAAATCTAATACGAATTAGACAAATATTAGTTagcaaaacaaattaaaataccaAAATACTACCAAATGAGACTGTACAGAAGAATTTGCATGCACTATATTGTCACATGACTAGATGTGAACGaaactaatttatttgtttGGTATATAAACGGGTTAGGTTGGTTAAGGGTTATCAGGCCCAAGTTCTGAGTGTAGGCCAGAGGAGCAGTGGCCTAGGGCCCAAGACTAGGAGGGCTccaaaaattttaagttatttaattatattacttttttttgtcaaaaaaaattattattttcatttatattattatttttaaggtagaaactattaaaattatttttgtcaaaataattattatttttaaagaggGTCCCAATTTTTTTTAGCGTAGGGCCCCAAAAATTCAGGATCGGACCTGAAGattataatatgttaaatccTGACCCAACTCAATTTAttcagatttttcaaaaatagacCCATTTAACTATCGGTTTTGAAGTGTTGAATTTAATTGATCCAAAAAATGGTTGGTTTGGTTCAGGTTTCACGGTTTGGGTCGGTTATGTGGCGCTCGACCCAGACGGCTTTATTATTGTTCGGTACTGCATGTGTTTTGTTGACCAGAGGGGTTTCCCCACTTCTCAAGGACAGTCATGGCGAAAGGGCATGTTCTAAACCTAGCTCGCCGCTCCCATCGTCATTCTCAATCAATATCGACTCTACCTGGTCCTCCGGGACCTTATGTGATGATCTACGACCGGTTGGCGGAAGCGGTGAAGCAGAAATTGAAAAGGCTTGAAAATCCCGAGGATAGGTTTCTAAAATACAACAATCCACATCCAAAAGATATGATACCACCACCTCCGCTCTCTTTCCCACTCACTCGTGTCACTACACTCCCTAACGGTCTCCGAGTGGCCACCGAGTCTGCTCCTAATTCTCCTAATATGGCTACTGTAGGTATCTGGATTGACGCCGGGTCCAGATATGAGCCTGATAACACTCACGGCACTGCTTCTTTCTTGGATCGTATTATTTTTACAGGGAGTAAGCGGAGGAAGAAGAGACAACTTGAGCAGATTGAAAATATTGGAGGGGAATTGTTTGCAGAAACTTTCAGAGAGAAGACATCTTATTATGCTACGGTCATGGGTAATCATGTCCCTCTAGCATTTGATATATTGTCTGATATCTTGCAAAATCCCAGGTTCACTACTAAAAGAATTCATATAGTGCGtaatgagattttaaaagaattcATGAACCAAGACAACCACAAGGTACCACCTACCAGGtcaattcattttcagttttattctcCCCTTTTATCGTAATCTATCTACCTTGTGTAAAAGATATAAGATTATTTCAGCACAAGTAACTTTCTTCTACTGTTATCATTATTTTGAGTGGTATGGAATAGTTGTGAATTTGTTTTGGGGTAAAATCTCAAAGTGCTCACTGAAGTGAAGGTCTGGTCTGGTATCAAATTAGTCATCAGATTTAAGAGAGTATCACTTGAATCACTAAAGTTAAAGCAAATATCAAACATATACCTTATATACGTGCTTgagaactaaaaattatatctatggagttctatacatttttcttgaatGCTACCACAACGAAATGAAAAGTTatgaattttagtattttagataatatagtgagatttttaaaatttgatctactgattatttttatttaaataaaaaataactacaaaattaaaattaatagtagataaaattttaaaaatctcatTGTATTATCCAAAATACTATAAATCATAACTTTTCATTTGGTTCTAGTAGCAttcaagtaaaaaaattatagaactccgtagatataatttttagttctcGAGCACATATTTGAGGTGTCTATTCGATATTTATTTTGACACTTTAGTGATTAAAGTGATACCCCGTTAAGTTTGATGACTAATTTGATACCAGCCCTTCACTTCAGTGAGCACTTTGAGATTTAACccatttgttttgtaaaaatgTACACCTCACGACTACCATGACTTGGCATTGTAATCAACTAGATGCTCTTAAGCTCTTAAGAGCATTTGGGTGCATTTGTAGCTCTTAAGCTTTAGCATCTTTAATTTACCACTAGATGCTCAAAAGATTCTTCAAGTC
This region includes:
- the LOC108205934 gene encoding uncharacterized protein LOC108205934 isoform X1 — encoded protein: MSVFIELVETFCLPTLTEESYYDKISGLLDRYPKRGRAFRSVLPENDPKTADDYVSMKFCTIGRVPVYGIYNKSDLQLSAVCVQGTLFAIDDCDLDPNLVPDLQFHRVILDIRHSSLAVSESLSYTKGTMCSAVSTLSLGYMPEKKNEWTSAIVLLSGMTTQAVRFYRMKGHVGQGLTKKARVPNIPHYRDLRLQNRWHDICKAVRREEYPYQYNLCNYDNKFTTDLIELCWIRYTVALINFGDGVKGENFSRKYTKERGQSKGSHEKHVHEQLLRLTNCRWLPKLLNARVLAPECLVGPMIRYKKSHVPAPTDAARLQGRGKVYKFDASGSFLWFKRHNATSPASYGTSAGCVRTLFTATIFSMQRSRCEVDKIKSNPFFRSLDSELGGVTNPVMVSTSGKYLSGFDQFEISKEEKNLKRDKGNQGPWPFVQMNIETISGRLKATYASAMQVTRTRMQAESFHLKIWTKCLLCKK
- the LOC108205934 gene encoding uncharacterized protein LOC108205934 isoform X3, producing MSVFIELVETFCLPTLTEESYYDKISGLLDRYPKRGRAFRSVLPENDPKTADDYVSMKFCTIGRVPVYGIYNKSDLQLSAVCVQGTLFAIDDCDLDPNLVPDLQFHRVILDIRHSSLAVSESLSYTKGTMCSAVSTLSLGYMPEKKNEWTSAIVLLSGMTTQAVRFYRMKGHVGQGLTKKARVPNIPHYRDLRLQNRWHDILALINFGDGVKGENFSRKYTKERGQSKGSHEKHVHEQLLRLTNCRWLPKLLNARVLAPECLVGPMIRYKKSHVPAPTDAARLQGRGKVYKFDASGSFLWFKRHNATSPASYGTSAGCVRTLFTATIFSMQRSRCEVDKIKSNPFFRSLDSELGGVTNPVMVSTSGKYLSGFDQFEISKEEKNLKRDKGNQGPWPFVQMNIETISGRLKATYASAMQVTRTRMQAESFHLKIWTKCLLCKK
- the LOC108205934 gene encoding uncharacterized protein LOC108205934 isoform X2, translating into MSVFIELVETFCLPTLTEESYYDKISGLLDRYPKRGRAFRSVLPENDPKTADDYVSMKFCTIGRVPVYGIYNKSDLQLSAVCVQGTLFAIDDCDLDPNLVPDLQFHRVILDIRHSSLAVSESLSYTKGTMCSAVSTLSLGYMPEKKNEWTSAIVLLSGMTTQAVRFYRMKGHVGQGLTKKARVPNIPHYRDLRLQNRWHDICKAVRREEYPYQYNLCNYDNKFTTDLIELCWIRYTVALINFGDGVKGENFSRKYTKERGQSKGSHEKHVHEQLLRLTNCRWLPKLLNARVLAPECLVGPMIRYKKSHVPAPTDAARLQGRGKVYKFDASGSFLWFKRHNATSPASYGTSAGCVRTLFTATIFSMQRSRCEVDKIKSNPFFRSLDSELGGVTNPVMVSTSGKYLSGFDQFEISKEEKNLKRDKGNQGPLWNLVLVVWLSQERTHCLSL